From a single Fibrobacter sp. UWH6 genomic region:
- a CDS encoding metallophosphoesterase, which translates to METKILKIGQITDIHIGEDENLVQGIDVRANFLKALNSESMKDLDLLVLSGDLANEDAEPGAYKYLADLLKDYPVPYCVIPGNHDRIEVMEQFYDLKGKVHDGKCYYRYDIAGRSIFFLDSACGDVSPEQLVWLKEETAKVSGEILLFVHHPPCFCGHRFMDLRYHMRNMLDVQKVLADIPNLTHIFTGHYHSQFEVKLGRQTVHVSPATQMQIDPNCPYFNLKSSAPGWQVIKWGENFVETEVYFH; encoded by the coding sequence ATGGAAACTAAAATTCTCAAAATAGGCCAGATAACCGATATCCATATCGGTGAAGACGAGAACTTGGTGCAGGGCATCGATGTTCGCGCCAACTTTCTTAAGGCCTTGAATTCCGAATCTATGAAGGATTTGGACCTGCTGGTCCTGTCCGGTGATTTGGCTAATGAGGATGCAGAGCCCGGCGCCTACAAGTATCTGGCAGACCTGCTCAAGGATTACCCGGTTCCATACTGCGTTATTCCCGGAAATCACGACCGCATCGAAGTCATGGAGCAGTTCTATGACCTGAAGGGCAAGGTCCACGATGGCAAGTGCTATTACCGTTACGATATCGCCGGTAGAAGCATTTTCTTTTTGGATAGTGCCTGCGGCGACGTTTCTCCTGAACAGCTGGTTTGGCTGAAGGAAGAGACGGCCAAGGTTTCTGGTGAGATCTTGCTTTTTGTACATCACCCTCCCTGTTTCTGCGGTCACCGCTTCATGGACTTGCGTTATCATATGCGCAACATGCTTGATGTGCAGAAGGTCCTGGCTGACATTCCAAACCTGACTCATATCTTTACTGGACACTATCACAGCCAGTTCGAGGTCAAGCTTGGACGTCAGACGGTTCATGTTTCACCGGCGACACAGATGCAGATTGACCCCAATTGCCCCTATTTTAACCTGAAAAGTTCGGCTCCTGGGTGGCAAGTGATCAAATGGGGCGAAAATTTTGTAGAAACTGAAGTTTATTTTCACTAA
- a CDS encoding DUF3943 domain-containing protein, which yields MDNSKYAVMKKFMTVFFVLFFFQVCAWSQAVTHKEKKNLVEAAKSIQDSIEREPVISVKDVALWKLEIRAADSARIVDSLRTAGYGAELDEFFSRDTAKVEPVFAPVVAGQILGQNVFVWAWDYYVLDKNYAHTGPSYWKRNFREGWKWDHNHWAINFYGHPYQGSYYYSAARAGGYGFYQSVVWAALGSSIWEMFCETEYPAPNDLMTTSIGGSMYGEVLYRLSRLAYSNSDVPWYRELAAFIFHPMAYSQRKMFGSRDFRTGWVPVELVIAAGGGSRFGSDYRIGNQGADNLDQQWNDHHGMTSLFLEYGKPYTRVKEPFDYFKVEMFNETGFEGNVLQLDIMGKLKNAGLHGRGHWLDFSLNLDFDTFYGDLATVSTLSLGAALDIALWLTPDLRFRIMNQIYYIMLGTADMGYDDLIQEVHPEYVSDKDNYQYNTGVKYSLMTEVLYKKKFRVYNKVVADVLHTIPGSTPHYGAEGWDFLVVNQSAMEYRILDWLDLGSRLDTYLKLAAYSTDLFEPMSRRIFCFSTYLNFHLMGGR from the coding sequence TTGGATAATTCTAAATATGCAGTCATGAAGAAGTTCATGACTGTTTTTTTCGTTCTGTTCTTTTTTCAGGTTTGCGCTTGGTCGCAAGCGGTCACCCATAAAGAAAAGAAAAATCTTGTAGAAGCTGCCAAGTCTATCCAGGATTCCATAGAAAGGGAACCTGTTATCAGTGTGAAGGATGTGGCGCTGTGGAAGTTGGAGATTAGAGCCGCAGACTCTGCACGTATCGTGGATTCCTTGCGGACTGCCGGTTATGGCGCCGAATTGGACGAATTTTTTTCTAGGGATACGGCCAAGGTTGAACCGGTTTTTGCCCCGGTGGTTGCCGGCCAGATTCTGGGCCAGAATGTTTTTGTGTGGGCCTGGGATTATTATGTGCTGGACAAGAATTACGCCCACACAGGTCCCAGCTATTGGAAGCGGAATTTTAGGGAAGGCTGGAAGTGGGATCATAATCACTGGGCCATCAATTTTTACGGGCACCCGTATCAGGGTTCCTACTATTATAGTGCCGCCCGCGCCGGCGGTTACGGTTTTTACCAGAGTGTAGTTTGGGCGGCTCTCGGAAGCAGCATCTGGGAAATGTTCTGCGAGACGGAATACCCGGCGCCCAACGACTTGATGACGACTTCTATTGGCGGCTCCATGTACGGCGAAGTTCTGTACAGGCTTTCACGATTGGCTTATAGCAACTCCGATGTGCCTTGGTACAGGGAATTGGCGGCCTTCATTTTCCACCCTATGGCTTATAGCCAGAGGAAGATGTTCGGTAGTCGGGATTTCAGGACGGGCTGGGTGCCTGTTGAACTTGTGATTGCTGCAGGTGGCGGCTCCCGATTCGGTAGTGATTACCGTATTGGTAACCAGGGGGCCGATAATCTGGACCAGCAGTGGAACGATCATCACGGCATGACCTCATTGTTCCTGGAATACGGAAAGCCCTATACGAGGGTGAAGGAACCTTTCGACTATTTCAAGGTGGAGATGTTCAACGAGACAGGTTTCGAGGGGAACGTATTGCAGCTTGACATTATGGGAAAGCTGAAAAATGCGGGCCTGCATGGTCGCGGCCACTGGTTGGATTTTTCTCTGAACCTGGACTTCGATACTTTCTACGGGGACTTGGCTACGGTGAGCACCTTGTCATTGGGAGCCGCCCTGGATATTGCCCTGTGGCTTACGCCGGATTTACGGTTCCGCATTATGAACCAGATTTATTATATCATGTTGGGTACAGCTGACATGGGATATGACGACTTGATCCAGGAAGTGCATCCGGAGTACGTTTCGGACAAGGACAATTACCAGTACAATACCGGCGTGAAATACAGCCTGATGACAGAAGTTCTGTACAAGAAAAAATTCAGGGTCTATAATAAAGTCGTCGCAGATGTGCTGCATACCATTCCAGGCTCCACACCCCACTATGGCGCGGAGGGTTGGGACTTCCTGGTGGTGAACCAGTCTGCCATGGAATACAGGATTCTGGATTGGCTTGATCTGGGTAGCCGACTGGACACTTACCTAAAATTGGCGGCCTATTCAACGGACCTGTTCGAGCCCATGAGCCGCCGAATTTTCTGTTTTTCGACGTACCTGAATTTCCACTTGATGGGCGGCAGGTAA
- a CDS encoding histidine-type phosphatase, with protein MNSLVSRTPKPIFSVTLLAIFAMAGFTVAQTTDDELKDHPEYTASGYLVYPEPDKSVKYTKAPAGYKPFYISHYGRHGSRYHYSADDYNYLFETLAKADSAKALSVTGKYIMLSSKLLADKAASRAGDLTQKGVKQHEGIAMRMAKNFPDVFKSKNAKIAEVNAKGKQVKKNVKLPPQVDAFASTSGRCIVSMSAFVGGLKSQVPTAQIRMESGKSLMGHINTFNFDITKNYAETPEFKAENDKLWKDISTDNFVRTIFADTAYVSKNVDVSNLYNKMFEIAGSIQGMEDDNDLIIFDRLFPKEEKIKRWKAQNAWWYSILGTCPLTGNDGINTAKPILKHIMSETENAIAGATDADAATNTVATLRFGHDTGLLPLAGLMQLSVANAKVTDLSKLHEQWTDFRIIPMAANLQMIFYKKPGAKPAKGAAPEILVKFLYNEREVTAPIPCGDEPAQEPAQVKADIKPGMVAAQPAAQPAAPGVMLPPPPAKKVKCPAAPYYRWEDVKNFYGKILTE; from the coding sequence ATGAACAGCTTAGTTAGTAGAACACCCAAGCCCATTTTTTCTGTTACCCTCCTTGCAATTTTCGCCATGGCAGGTTTTACTGTCGCCCAAACGACAGACGACGAACTTAAAGATCATCCGGAATATACCGCTAGCGGTTACCTGGTCTACCCGGAACCGGACAAGAGCGTCAAATACACCAAGGCGCCTGCCGGCTATAAGCCGTTCTATATCAGCCATTACGGCCGCCACGGAAGCCGCTACCATTACAGCGCAGACGATTATAACTACCTCTTCGAGACTCTGGCCAAGGCCGATTCCGCAAAGGCTCTTTCCGTCACGGGCAAGTACATTATGTTGTCTTCAAAACTGCTGGCAGACAAGGCCGCAAGCCGCGCAGGAGACCTGACCCAGAAGGGTGTCAAGCAGCACGAGGGAATCGCCATGCGAATGGCCAAGAACTTCCCCGATGTGTTCAAGAGCAAGAACGCCAAAATTGCCGAAGTCAACGCCAAGGGCAAGCAAGTCAAGAAGAACGTCAAGTTGCCGCCCCAAGTGGACGCCTTCGCCAGCACTTCGGGCCGTTGCATCGTCAGCATGTCCGCATTCGTAGGCGGCCTCAAGTCCCAGGTGCCCACCGCCCAAATCCGCATGGAATCAGGCAAGAGCCTCATGGGCCATATCAACACCTTCAATTTCGACATCACAAAGAACTACGCCGAAACCCCGGAATTCAAGGCCGAAAACGACAAGCTGTGGAAGGACATCTCCACCGACAATTTCGTACGGACGATCTTCGCCGACACCGCCTACGTTTCCAAGAACGTGGACGTTTCCAATCTCTATAACAAGATGTTCGAAATCGCCGGCAGCATCCAGGGCATGGAAGACGACAACGACCTGATTATCTTCGACCGACTCTTCCCCAAAGAAGAAAAAATCAAGCGCTGGAAGGCACAGAACGCCTGGTGGTACAGCATCCTGGGCACATGCCCCCTTACCGGTAATGACGGCATCAACACCGCAAAGCCCATCCTGAAGCACATCATGAGCGAAACCGAAAACGCCATCGCAGGCGCCACCGATGCAGACGCCGCCACCAACACCGTAGCCACCCTCCGTTTCGGTCACGACACAGGGCTCCTCCCCCTGGCAGGTCTCATGCAGCTTTCCGTCGCAAATGCAAAGGTCACCGACCTGAGCAAGCTTCACGAACAGTGGACTGATTTCCGCATCATCCCCATGGCAGCAAACCTGCAGATGATCTTCTACAAGAAGCCAGGCGCCAAGCCGGCAAAGGGCGCAGCCCCCGAAATCCTGGTCAAGTTCCTGTACAATGAACGTGAAGTTACCGCACCCATCCCCTGCGGCGACGAACCCGCCCAAGAACCCGCCCAGGTCAAGGCCGACATCAAGCCCGGCATGGTGGCAGCCCAACCCGCTGCCCAGCCTGCGGCCCCCGGTGTAATGCTTCCGCCGCCCCCCGCCAAAAAGGTAAAGTGCCCCGCCGCTCCCTACTACCGCTGGGAAGACGTAAAGAACTTCTACGGAAAAATCCTGACCGAATAA
- the tmk gene encoding dTMP kinase: protein MKTAKRFFSLEGIDGSGKSTQIDLLVAALESEGYQVVRLREPGGAKISERIRELLLDPAFKGIMADDTELLLYNAARAQVIAEIIKPALDAGKVVIADRFAWSTFAYQGYARGLGADKVQRLTELTCGGCFPELTVVLDLTVEASRARTAKRGEAPDRLESEKADFFERVRQGYLAAARDYSDCVSAIDAARTPDEVFADLLKLVKARL, encoded by the coding sequence ATGAAGACAGCAAAGCGATTCTTTTCTCTGGAAGGTATTGATGGTTCTGGCAAGTCTACCCAGATTGACTTGCTGGTGGCCGCCCTCGAATCTGAAGGCTATCAGGTGGTGCGCCTGCGTGAACCTGGTGGCGCCAAGATTTCAGAACGCATTCGCGAACTTCTGCTGGACCCTGCCTTCAAGGGAATCATGGCAGACGATACCGAGCTGTTGCTGTATAATGCCGCCCGCGCCCAGGTGATCGCAGAAATTATCAAGCCTGCTCTGGATGCAGGCAAGGTGGTGATTGCGGATCGCTTTGCGTGGAGCACTTTTGCTTACCAGGGTTATGCCCGCGGGCTTGGTGCCGACAAGGTGCAGCGTCTGACGGAACTGACCTGCGGCGGATGCTTCCCGGAATTGACGGTGGTGCTGGACTTGACTGTTGAAGCCAGCCGTGCCCGCACTGCAAAACGTGGCGAGGCTCCCGACCGCCTTGAAAGCGAGAAGGCTGACTTCTTTGAACGTGTACGTCAGGGTTATCTGGCTGCCGCCCGCGATTATAGTGATTGCGTTTCAGCGATTGATGCGGCCCGTACACCTGATGAAGTCTTTGCGGACTTGCTGAAGCTGGTGAAGGCAAGACTTTAG
- a CDS encoding M23 family metallopeptidase, whose protein sequence is MKGKYYTIQIIPEDSKEIKKFRVSTKWFTFLKIFLVVLIAVTGAFIYKMGHVTKTLIRYEKMRVTNAQLIKQNQNYEELFNRMDSLWVLEERIQNLLGTFVENDSNKVNSLIDKNKFAHTPSEKIDVDYEGGWIPMEEKLRLEKIPNVIPVVGIISKKFSEENGHMGTDFSAQPGNPVFASGSGTVEFAGQKEELGNTVIINHQNGYVSSYSHMKEIRTRKGRNVGKGDIIGTIGATGNASGPHLHYTITKDGKELDPETFFNY, encoded by the coding sequence GTGAAAGGTAAGTATTACACCATACAGATTATCCCGGAAGATTCCAAGGAAATCAAGAAGTTCCGTGTTTCCACCAAATGGTTCACGTTCCTCAAGATTTTCCTGGTAGTCCTGATTGCCGTTACCGGCGCCTTCATCTATAAGATGGGCCATGTCACCAAGACACTCATCCGTTACGAGAAGATGCGCGTCACCAACGCCCAGCTGATCAAGCAGAATCAGAACTACGAAGAACTGTTCAACCGCATGGACTCCCTCTGGGTTCTGGAAGAAAGAATCCAGAACCTGCTAGGCACCTTCGTAGAAAATGATTCCAACAAGGTCAACAGCCTTATCGACAAGAATAAGTTCGCCCACACTCCTTCTGAGAAGATCGATGTGGACTATGAAGGCGGCTGGATTCCCATGGAAGAAAAACTGCGCCTTGAAAAAATTCCCAACGTGATTCCCGTGGTCGGCATCATCAGCAAGAAGTTCTCTGAAGAGAACGGACACATGGGAACAGACTTCTCGGCCCAGCCCGGAAATCCTGTATTTGCATCGGGCAGTGGCACCGTGGAATTTGCCGGGCAGAAAGAAGAACTTGGAAACACCGTCATCATCAACCATCAGAACGGTTACGTTTCGAGTTATTCCCATATGAAGGAAATCCGCACCCGCAAGGGTCGCAATGTCGGCAAGGGTGATATCATCGGTACCATCGGTGCAACTGGCAATGCCAGTGGACCCCACTTGCACTATACTATAACGAAGGATGGAAAGGAACTGGATCCCGAAACATTCTTCAACTATTAG
- a CDS encoding DMT family transporter has translation MKNGSRQNHLNLNAHLCMFGAAAIWGLMAPIGKEAMTHGITGLDMVFFRVAGAAISFWIASLVQRVIFPAVEAAQPKPPKKDILKFAGAGFFAIVCNQCCFTVGLSITSPINASIVATSLPIFALISSAVFLRERITLMKVLGIGLGLSGALMLVLGSATANNAKAGNILGDLLCMTSQCSFAIYLGLFKNLISKYNVITCMKWMFTFSAFMVAPLTLGGVAKIPFPEISAITWAESAFVVFGGTFIAYLLMARAQKILQPTVVAMYNYVQPTTSTVVSVLMGIGIFGLSQAAAIALIIAGVYTVNRAKASNS, from the coding sequence ATGAAGAACGGTTCCCGTCAAAATCATTTAAACCTGAACGCACACCTCTGCATGTTCGGTGCCGCCGCCATCTGGGGGCTGATGGCGCCCATCGGCAAGGAAGCCATGACCCACGGCATTACAGGACTAGACATGGTGTTCTTCAGGGTGGCAGGCGCCGCCATCAGTTTCTGGATTGCCTCGCTGGTGCAAAGAGTCATCTTTCCCGCAGTCGAAGCAGCGCAGCCCAAGCCGCCTAAAAAGGACATACTCAAGTTTGCCGGCGCAGGATTTTTCGCCATCGTCTGTAACCAGTGCTGCTTTACGGTAGGCCTTTCCATTACCTCCCCCATCAACGCCTCCATTGTGGCCACAAGCCTCCCCATCTTCGCGCTGATCTCGTCGGCGGTTTTTCTGCGGGAACGGATCACCCTCATGAAAGTCCTTGGAATCGGGCTAGGCCTATCTGGCGCCCTGATGCTCGTTCTCGGAAGTGCCACCGCAAATAACGCCAAGGCCGGAAACATCCTGGGAGACCTTCTCTGTATGACATCCCAGTGCAGCTTCGCCATTTACCTGGGACTCTTCAAGAATCTCATCAGTAAGTACAACGTAATCACCTGCATGAAGTGGATGTTTACCTTCTCCGCCTTCATGGTAGCACCCCTCACCCTTGGCGGCGTCGCGAAAATCCCCTTCCCAGAAATCTCCGCCATTACCTGGGCCGAATCCGCCTTCGTAGTTTTCGGCGGCACCTTCATCGCCTACCTGCTCATGGCAAGAGCGCAAAAAATATTGCAGCCCACCGTGGTGGCCATGTATAATTACGTACAACCTACTACGTCCACTGTCGTTTCAGTCCTCATGGGAATCGGAATCTTTGGACTGAGCCAGGCAGCCGCCATCGCCTTGATTATTGCTGGCGTCTATACCGTAAACAGGGCAAAAGCAAGCAACAGCTAG
- the secA gene encoding preprotein translocase subunit SecA → MSIVDTVLHKIFGTPHERKVKQLRPVIAEINAAREALEALDDAALAAKSAEFREKLNNGATLDDIRVDAFAVCKEACDRRLGIFNIFKPENNFDFSKLGPELQDCVNDAKAQLASGKNEWEIYLPAALYAKVRELYPKSVKPFRMMPFDVQMIGGLVLHEGAIAEMATGEGKTLAAALPVYLNALSGKGVHVVTVNDYLAGRDAKQMGMVYKFLGLTVGLIVNGLDPEQRRTSYNSDVTYGTNNEFGFDYLRDNMAVDPSQLVQRELNYCIVDEVDSILIDEARTPLIISGPAEDATDKYAKANEIAKKLVKNKDFGVDEKDKVVQLTSKGVANIESILQITNLYGEHADWVHFIDQALKAWHLYERDVDYIVRDGEIIIVDENTGRLMEGRRYSNGMHQAIEAKENVQIRRENQTLATITFQNYFRMYNKLSGMTGTAETEATEFIKIYNMNTWVIPTNNPCIRKDEQDLVYKSEDAKWRAIVAEIKERHAKGQPLLVGTASIEKSEHLHGLLEKEGVPHEVLNAKNHGREAEIIQYAGHKGKVTIATNMAGRGTDIALGEGVTELGGLHVLGTERHESRRIDNQLRGRSGRQGDPGSSQYFLSLDDNLMRIFGGDNVKNLMSRFGVGEDEVITHPIVSRSIRGAQRRVEGQSFDIRKHLLDYDNVMNEQRKVIYGLRRRILNGEDVRSEIKNRIEDACDIKVSQYIAAKSYPEDWKLEDLHVDLQRSLSMEYNLTLEEATTKTPEVVLQEIIDLCMARYDKLTKIIPEQDFRQIERRFLLMTIDQVWKEHLYAMDQLKDSIRFHGYAQKDPLMVYKNEGFKMFEGCMEKIATLTALRILNIRITIPGPNGQQITVSPDQLQLKSPEQVEAERKAMEEANGAAAESGEQVSAEGAKAAGLAGEAASSETNAISEEQQAQAAATEQSGAAPEAAAEQPRVRRTYTDPRVLAARRAAAQAPKIGRNDMCWCGSGLKYKKCHGKDLGEE, encoded by the coding sequence ATGAGCATTGTAGATACCGTCCTACACAAGATTTTCGGTACACCCCATGAACGTAAAGTGAAGCAGCTCCGTCCGGTGATTGCAGAAATCAACGCTGCCCGCGAGGCCCTGGAAGCTCTGGATGATGCAGCCCTTGCTGCAAAGAGCGCCGAATTCCGCGAAAAGCTGAACAATGGTGCCACTCTGGACGATATCCGTGTCGATGCCTTTGCTGTCTGTAAGGAAGCTTGCGACCGCCGTCTGGGTATCTTCAATATCTTCAAGCCCGAAAACAATTTTGATTTCAGCAAGCTGGGCCCCGAGCTCCAGGATTGCGTGAACGATGCCAAGGCTCAGCTGGCTTCCGGCAAGAATGAATGGGAAATTTACCTGCCCGCCGCCCTCTATGCCAAGGTCCGCGAACTTTACCCCAAGTCCGTGAAGCCCTTCCGCATGATGCCCTTCGACGTGCAGATGATCGGTGGTCTTGTGCTCCACGAAGGTGCCATTGCAGAAATGGCTACCGGTGAAGGTAAGACTCTGGCTGCAGCTCTCCCGGTTTACTTGAATGCCCTTTCCGGTAAGGGTGTCCACGTGGTGACCGTGAACGACTACCTGGCTGGCCGTGACGCCAAGCAGATGGGTATGGTCTATAAGTTCCTGGGCCTTACTGTGGGTCTGATTGTAAATGGTCTGGATCCGGAACAGCGTCGTACCAGCTACAACTCCGACGTGACTTACGGTACCAACAACGAATTCGGCTTTGACTACCTCCGCGACAACATGGCTGTGGATCCTAGTCAGCTGGTGCAGCGCGAACTGAACTACTGTATCGTTGACGAAGTGGACTCCATCCTTATTGATGAAGCCCGTACTCCGCTGATCATTTCTGGCCCTGCCGAAGATGCTACTGATAAGTATGCCAAGGCAAATGAAATTGCAAAGAAGCTTGTGAAGAACAAGGACTTTGGTGTGGATGAAAAGGATAAGGTCGTGCAGCTTACCTCCAAGGGTGTTGCAAACATCGAATCTATCCTCCAGATTACCAACCTTTATGGTGAACACGCAGACTGGGTTCACTTCATTGACCAGGCTCTTAAGGCATGGCACCTTTACGAACGCGATGTGGACTACATCGTACGCGATGGCGAAATCATCATCGTCGACGAAAACACTGGCCGTCTCATGGAAGGCCGCCGTTACAGCAACGGTATGCACCAGGCTATCGAAGCCAAGGAAAATGTGCAGATCCGTCGCGAGAACCAGACTCTCGCTACCATCACCTTCCAGAACTACTTCCGCATGTATAACAAGCTGTCCGGCATGACCGGTACCGCCGAAACGGAAGCAACGGAATTCATCAAGATCTATAACATGAACACCTGGGTGATTCCCACCAACAATCCTTGCATCCGTAAGGACGAACAGGACCTGGTGTATAAGTCTGAAGATGCCAAGTGGCGCGCCATCGTGGCAGAAATCAAGGAACGTCACGCCAAGGGTCAGCCTCTTCTCGTTGGTACCGCATCCATCGAAAAGTCTGAACACCTCCATGGCTTGCTGGAAAAGGAAGGCGTTCCCCATGAAGTGCTTAACGCAAAGAACCATGGCCGTGAAGCTGAAATCATTCAGTATGCCGGTCATAAGGGCAAGGTGACTATCGCTACCAACATGGCTGGTCGTGGTACCGACATTGCCCTGGGCGAAGGTGTTACCGAACTGGGCGGCTTGCATGTGCTGGGTACTGAACGTCATGAATCCCGCCGTATCGACAACCAGCTCCGCGGTCGTTCCGGCCGTCAGGGTGACCCGGGTTCCAGCCAGTACTTCCTGTCTTTGGATGACAACCTGATGCGTATTTTCGGTGGCGATAACGTCAAGAACCTCATGAGCCGTTTTGGCGTGGGTGAAGACGAAGTGATTACCCATCCCATCGTTTCCCGTTCTATTCGCGGTGCTCAGCGTCGCGTGGAAGGCCAGAGCTTCGATATCCGTAAGCACTTGCTGGATTATGATAACGTGATGAACGAACAGCGTAAGGTGATTTACGGTCTGCGCCGTCGTATCCTGAACGGTGAAGATGTCCGTTCCGAAATCAAGAACCGCATCGAAGACGCTTGCGATATCAAGGTTTCTCAGTACATTGCCGCCAAGAGCTATCCGGAAGACTGGAAGCTTGAAGATCTGCATGTGGATCTGCAGCGCTCCCTTTCTATGGAATACAACCTGACCTTGGAAGAAGCTACCACCAAGACTCCCGAAGTCGTGCTCCAGGAAATTATTGACCTGTGCATGGCCCGTTACGACAAGCTGACCAAGATCATTCCGGAACAGGATTTCCGTCAGATCGAACGCCGCTTCCTCCTCATGACCATCGACCAGGTCTGGAAGGAACACTTGTATGCCATGGACCAGCTGAAGGATTCCATCCGTTTCCACGGATACGCACAGAAGGATCCTCTGATGGTTTACAAGAACGAAGGCTTCAAGATGTTCGAAGGCTGCATGGAAAAGATTGCGACCTTGACTGCCCTCCGTATCTTGAATATCCGCATTACTATTCCGGGCCCCAATGGCCAGCAGATTACCGTGTCTCCGGACCAGCTGCAGCTTAAGTCTCCGGAACAGGTGGAAGCCGAACGTAAGGCTATGGAAGAAGCCAATGGTGCCGCAGCGGAATCTGGTGAACAGGTCAGCGCTGAAGGTGCAAAGGCCGCTGGTCTTGCCGGCGAAGCTGCCTCTTCTGAAACCAACGCCATTTCTGAAGAACAGCAGGCCCAGGCTGCTGCAACTGAACAGTCTGGCGCCGCTCCGGAAGCCGCTGCTGAACAGCCCCGTGTCCGTCGCACCTATACTGACCCCCGCGTTCTTGCTGCCCGTCGCGCTGCCGCTCAGGCTCCGAAGATTGGCCGCAATGACATGTGCTGGTGCGGTAGTGGCCTCAAGTACAAGAAGTGCCACGGTAAGGATCTTGGCGAAGAATAA
- a CDS encoding DUF4421 family protein: MALGQGQDSLKIGDGDRAAIVETEHEDEIVEFRRKFLIRFLCNYNFVSFWSSEFDGGALKSNRPVDVGLGLGYGDFYWDFIYALPFTSNNKSSKSISFETGFDFFPGNWWVKGVYRSYSGFSTDVGDSSLYVDLWERDVYVSALWLGTSNGEFSPRAAFFLDRRQRHSAGSLILGGRIQGTKTKDKDEFFPYYQEPKEIFSSWVDMGYTYTWVFDNKAFLNLWGVAGVAVGGDTEEDDYMLLPEIIGKLAFGYIGEIWSWNNVLETEYMPVIFDSHWEQKLVCAYKILIVRRF; encoded by the coding sequence ATGGCGTTGGGGCAGGGGCAGGATTCCCTGAAAATAGGGGATGGTGATAGGGCGGCTATTGTTGAAACGGAACATGAAGATGAAATTGTCGAGTTCAGGAGAAAATTTTTAATCCGTTTTCTGTGCAATTACAACTTCGTCAGTTTCTGGAGTAGCGAGTTTGATGGTGGGGCGCTGAAATCCAATCGCCCGGTAGATGTGGGTCTCGGTCTCGGCTACGGAGACTTTTATTGGGACTTTATCTACGCACTTCCATTTACGTCAAATAACAAGAGTTCGAAATCGATTTCCTTCGAGACAGGGTTCGATTTTTTTCCTGGAAACTGGTGGGTCAAGGGAGTGTACCGCAGTTATAGCGGATTTTCTACTGATGTGGGAGATAGCAGTTTATATGTAGATCTCTGGGAGAGGGATGTCTATGTTTCAGCTCTATGGCTAGGGACATCCAATGGGGAATTTTCCCCGAGGGCGGCTTTCTTCTTGGATCGCAGGCAGCGTCATTCTGCCGGAAGCCTAATTCTTGGCGGCCGTATTCAAGGAACGAAGACAAAGGACAAGGATGAATTTTTTCCGTATTATCAGGAGCCAAAGGAAATTTTTAGCAGCTGGGTGGATATGGGCTATACCTATACCTGGGTCTTTGACAACAAAGCTTTTTTGAACTTGTGGGGCGTGGCGGGCGTTGCCGTGGGAGGCGATACGGAGGAGGATGACTATATGCTGCTTCCGGAAATCATTGGCAAGCTTGCCTTTGGCTATATTGGTGAGATTTGGTCCTGGAATAATGTTCTGGAAACGGAATATATGCCCGTGATATTCGACAGCCACTGGGAACAGAAATTGGTGTGCGCCTACAAGATTCTCATTGTTCGTCGCTTTTAA
- a CDS encoding polymer-forming cytoskeletal protein: MAVKEQEITQIGHSVTIKGDISGKSDVRVAGTINGSVAIEGELIIEKQGFIEGEIKTTSAVVAGSVKGNIDCSEKLILENSSQFVGNIKTKLLIIQEGAVFQGNCQMGNLQQSQQPASASKEVKL, from the coding sequence ATGGCAGTTAAGGAACAGGAAATTACCCAGATCGGTCATAGCGTAACCATCAAGGGCGACATTAGCGGCAAGAGCGACGTTCGCGTAGCCGGTACCATCAACGGTAGTGTTGCAATTGAAGGCGAACTGATTATCGAAAAGCAGGGTTTCATCGAAGGCGAAATCAAGACTACCTCTGCAGTAGTTGCAGGTTCTGTCAAGGGCAACATCGATTGCTCCGAAAAGCTCATTCTCGAAAACAGCTCCCAGTTTGTCGGTAACATCAAGACCAAGCTCCTGATCATCCAGGAAGGTGCAGTGTTCCAGGGCAATTGCCAGATGGGCAATCTCCAGCAGTCTCAGCAGCCTGCTTCCGCATCTAAGGAAGTCAAGCTCTAA